DNA sequence from the Pseudomonas tritici genome:
ATCGACAGCCTTGTAGCCAGTCTGTACAGGCTGGTCTACCGACTTACGCCAGATCACGCCTGGAGCAACTTTCTCGACCGCGTCGGTCTCGGTGTTGCCCAGTGGACCTTTACCGTCAACAGGGTTACCCAGTGCGTCGACTACGCGACCCAGCAGTTCCTTACCTACCGGAACCTCCAGGATGCGGCCAGTGCACTTGGCGCTCATGCCTTCAGCCAGACTGGTGTAAGCGCCCAATACAACGGCACCTACGGAGTCTTGCTCCAGGTTGAGGGCCATACCGAAGACGCCGCCCGGAAACTCGATCATCTCGCCGTACATTACGTCGGCCAGACCGTGAATCCGCACGATACCGTCAGATACGCTGACGACAGTGCCTTCGTTACGGGCTTGGGAGGTCACATCGAGCTTGTCGATGCGGCCCTTGATAATTTCACTTATTTCGGAAGGATTGAGTTGCTGCATTGCTCTGCTGCCCCTTCAAACTCAAGATTTCAATGCTTCGGCAAGATTCGCGAGTTTGCCGCGAATCGAACCATCGATAACCAGGTCGCCGGCGCGAATGATGACACCACCAATCAGGGTGGCATCCTCCGCAACTTGCAGGCGCACTTCCCGGTCGAGTCGTGCACTGAGAACCTTGGCGAGTTTGTCTTGCTGTTCTTGGTTCAATGCGAAAGCACTGGTCACTTCAACATCTACCGACTTCTCTTGCTCGGCCTTGTACAGGTCGAACAGAGCGGCAATCTCCGGCAAAAGCAGGAGACGGTCGTTTTCGGCAACGACGTGCAAGAAGTTCTGCACTTTCACATCAAACTTGTCGCCGCACACGTCAATAAACGTGGCGGCCTTGTCTGCGCTCGTCAGTCGCGGGGCCTTGAGCACGCGCTGCATGGTGTCGTCTTGCGACACTGCTGCAGCCAGGCCGAGCATGGCTGACCAAGAGGCCAGCTGCTGGTGGGCCTGGGCGTGCTCGAAGGCTGCCTTAGCGTAAGGTCGGGCCAACGTGGTCAATTCTGCCATGATCGCCCTCGCTTAAATTTCAGCAGCCAGTTTGTTAACCAGCTCCGCGTGCGCGTTTTGATCGATTGTGGCGCCCAGGATCTTCTCAGCACCGCCGACGGCCAGAGCACCCAGTTGGGCACGCAGCGCATCTTTGACACCGTTCAGTTCCTGCTCGATCTCGGCCTGAGCCTGAACCTTCACACGGTCAGCGTCGATACGGGCTTTTTCAACAGCCTCTTCAACAATCTGGTTACCGCGTTTCTTGGCTTGCTCAATGATCTCGGCTGCTTGGGCTTTCGCTTCGCGCAGTTGCTGACCCGCTTTATCTTGGGCCAACTCCAGGTCGCGAGCTGCTCGGGCTGCAGCGTCCAGTCCATCCGCGATCTTCTTCTGACGCTCGTGCAGAGCTGCGATGACCGGAGGCCATACGAACTTCATGCAGAAAACGACAAAAATCAAGAACGCTAAGGACTGACCAATAATGGTTGCATTAATGTTCACGCCAATACCTCGCTCATTCGTTGCACAACACACCAATCACTCGAAAAACGAGTGATTAACCGGCGAGTTGACCAACGAAAGGGTTCGCGAAGGTGAAGAACAGAGCGATACCAACACCGATCATGGTCACGGCGTCGAGCAGGCCGGCGACGATGAACATTTTAACTTGCAGCATTGGAACCATTTCTGGCTGACGCGCGGCGCCTTCCAGGAATTTGCCGCCCAGCAGGCCGAAACCAATGGCAGTACCCAGGGCGCCCAGGCCGATCAACAGTGCAACAGCGATAGCGGTTAGACCAACTACAGTTTCCATCTTTCCTCCCGACTTTTACGTCGTATGGTTTAGGTTTTTTAGATTTTAAAGCGGTAAAACAAATCGTTTCATAGCCCTGGTGGGCCACCTTCCCGTTTCACCGGGAAGGACATCAGACTAGTCGAGACTGGCCTTAATGGTTCTCTTCGTGCGCCATCGACAGGTAGACGATGGTCAGCATCATGAAGATGAAGGCCTGCAGGGTGATGATCAGGATGTGGAACACAGCCCACGCCCACTGCAGAACGATGCCCAGGCCGCTAAGCCAGAGCAGGCCGCTGCCGAACATCACAGCGATCAGAATGAACACCAACTCGCCGGCATACATGTTGCCGAACAGTCGCAGAGCCAGGGAAATCGGCTTGGCGATCAGGGTTACGAATTCCAGCAGGAAGTTCACCGGGATCAGCAGGGCTTGAACAAAGATGTTCTTGCTGCCGAACGGGTGCAGGGTCAGTTCGCCGATGAAGCCGCCGATGCCCTTGATCTTGATGCTGTAGAAAATGATCAGCGCGAACACCGACAAGGCCATGCCCAGGGTAGCGTTCGGGTCAGTGG
Encoded proteins:
- a CDS encoding F0F1 ATP synthase subunit delta, which encodes MAELTTLARPYAKAAFEHAQAHQQLASWSAMLGLAAAVSQDDTMQRVLKAPRLTSADKAATFIDVCGDKFDVKVQNFLHVVAENDRLLLLPEIAALFDLYKAEQEKSVDVEVTSAFALNQEQQDKLAKVLSARLDREVRLQVAEDATLIGGVIIRAGDLVIDGSIRGKLANLAEALKS
- a CDS encoding F0F1 ATP synthase subunit B; amino-acid sequence: MNINATIIGQSLAFLIFVVFCMKFVWPPVIAALHERQKKIADGLDAAARAARDLELAQDKAGQQLREAKAQAAEIIEQAKKRGNQIVEEAVEKARIDADRVKVQAQAEIEQELNGVKDALRAQLGALAVGGAEKILGATIDQNAHAELVNKLAAEI
- the atpE gene encoding F0F1 ATP synthase subunit C, with the translated sequence METVVGLTAIAVALLIGLGALGTAIGFGLLGGKFLEGAARQPEMVPMLQVKMFIVAGLLDAVTMIGVGIALFFTFANPFVGQLAG